The Chiroxiphia lanceolata isolate bChiLan1 unplaced genomic scaffold, bChiLan1.pri scaffold_67_arrow_ctg1, whole genome shotgun sequence DNA segment TCCCATGTGCAAAACGCTTGTGaaccccccagggaccccccccgTGCAAAACAACCCCCCTGTGCAGCCCCCACCGTGGGACTTCCTTAGGTGACCCCCTCATGTAAATCCCCCCATGGCCCCCTGTGCAGCCCCCCCTTCGTGCAACACCCCTGTAtgtcccctccccaaaccccttGTGTGAGCTCCCTGTGACCCCCCGTGCCCCTCCCAGCGGGTCTGTTGGTGGTCTCGAAGCCTCAGACCCCCCTGTGTGAACCCCTGACCCCCAAATGACCCCTGTATGaccccccccgtgcccctccGCGGGTCTGTTGGTGGTTTCggagcccccagacccccaaATGTTTCTCGCGGACGCTGCACGACCTGAGCTGCTTCTGGGACAGCCCCGGGCCCCCCGACCCCCGCAGATTCCGGCTGCAGTTCCGGCTCGAGTGAGTGACCCCTGACCCCACAGTGACCCCTCAGAGACCCATGAGTGACCCCTGTGACCCCCTGATCCTCCTGTGACCCCCTTGACCCCCCGTGCCCCAGGCAGGACCCCTGGCAGGACTGTCCCCTCTGGAGCACCGCGGTGCCCCCCAACTCGTCCCGGTTCTggtgctccctccctccctctgccaccGTCACCTTCATGCCCCTCGAGCTGCGGGTGCTTCCGGGGGTCCTCGgccccccccgggacccccccagtGACCCCGGGAGCCCCCTCGGCCACCTCGGGGACCCCCCTGTACCACCGGACCCTCTACATCGACCAAGTCGGTAcggggggggctgtgggggggtcctggggggcaatggggaggtctgggggggaactggggggatTCCAGGcctttggggggggggtcctgggggaccAGGGGCATTGGAGAGGCTGGGAAAGGTCCTGGGGAGGTCCTGGGGGAGAAAcctgggggatttggggggtctcaggggtAACCTGGGAGGGGGTCCCAGGCCATGGGATCTtcggggggatttggggggtttcaGGGGTGAcctgggggatttgggggggtctcaggggtgACCTGGGGGAGTCCCAGACTAtggggggggcccaggggaCTGGGGGGGATTTGGAGTGGTCCTGGGATATTTGGGGAGTCCCAGCAGCCATGGGGGTACTCTGGGGGTGCCCCTCTGACTTtgccccccccccagtgctgccGGGACACCCCCAGAACGTGTCGGCGGTGCcggggggagcgcggggggAGCTCTGTGTGCGCTggggccccccccccccgggccctACCTGGAGTCCAGCCTGGTCTTCGAGCTggccctgagccccccagggGGGCCCCCCAAAACGGTGagtgggggctggaggggttgggggggttttggggtcactggggggggttttttgagggggtttggggtccctgacccctctcttccccccctccaGGTGGTTGGTCCCAGCAGAGTGGCGGGAAGCAGCggggtggggggtccctggaggggttttttggggacCCTGAGGAGTTTTTTGGGGTCCCTGAGAATTTTTTGGGGTCCCCCaacctcccctttccccccccaggTGGGGgtcccggcggggcggcgggagcagctggtggggggtctggggggcaGCACCCCCTACACGTCCGGGCCCGCGCCCGCCCTGATGGGCTCAGCTACGGGGGGTTCTGGAGCCCCTGGTCCCCCCCCACTACCGCAAAGACCCCCCCAGGTGGGTGACAGGGCttggggggggcacagggggacagaGGAGGACGGGGGGGACAGACAAAGATGGGGATGtaggggtggggggcacaggggggacacaggggggacatgggagggacagggggaggCACCGAGGGGGCACAACCAGGGGTCAGTAGGGACGtggtggggtgttttttgggaCAGGGAGGGCGGGGGGTTCTGGGGACAAGAGGGGGATTacacagagaagacagaggggggacaaggagagagggaggacttggggacagggggggcACCCTGGGGCCCACCCCAGGGGGcagtggggacatggggggacagggaAGCCTGGGGAGGACAAAGGGTGGAAGAGCAGCCCCCACCCCCGAGTCGGGCGGGGAGGGGCCATGGAGAGTGTCCCtgaccctgtgccccccccgtgtccctcccctgtgtccccaggacCTGGACGCGGGTGACACTGGGCCTGTCGTGtctgctggtggtgctgctgctgggatgggggcactgggatgctgGGACACCGCCGGTAAcaggggggcactggggctACTGGGGGGGCACTGGACTGCTGGGACACGCCAGTACAGGGGGTGTTAATTTGGGGTCCCAGGGGGTTCTGGGGGTGCCTGGTgaatttgggggtcctggggaggtCTGGGGGAGGGTTGGGGGTCCAAGGGTCCCAGGGGGGTCCCATGCAGGGGGATTCACTCCAGGCCCCACCAGGCTCCTGAGGGAGAAGCTGTAGcttgggggtctgggggggttctggggaGGGTTGGGGGTCCtaggggtgctgggggggtccTGTCCAGGGGGATTCACTCCAGGCCCCTCCCCACGGCTCCTGAGGAACGAAGCTTGTGGCCGCCGGTGCCAGGCCCCGAGCGGGAGTTCGAGGGGCTCTTCAGTGCCTACGGGGGCAACTTCCAGGTGGGGGAGCTTTgggggggggttctgggggggtATCTTGGGATTTGTGGGAGTCCTGGGTTGTGGGAGACCCCTGCAAACCCTTCCAGGGCCCCCTGGAAGGGGCTTGAGGTGTTTGGGGGTGGGATGTTATTGGGGTCCTCTCCTAAAAGGGGAGTaaggggtgtttttgggggagTGTTTGAGGGTGTCTGGTGGGTATTTTGGGGGGTCTTTGGGTTAGGGCCTTTGGGGGGGGTTAGGGTCTTTGGGGGTGTCTGGTGGGTATTTTTGGGGGTATTTTGGTTCTTTTGGGGGGAgtctggggggttttttggggggggtcttTGGGGTGTCTTGGGGAGGACCTTTGAGGGGTTGTCTTGGGGGTCTTTGGGAGTGTCTGGGGTATTTggagggtttttggggggtctggggaggCTCTGGGGGGATACCTGTGGGTGCCGAGGGGGCTCTTGGGGGGAGGGAATATTTTGGGGGGTGGCCAGGTGGTCCCTgaccccttttccctcccccccagctgtggctgtgccagggggtggGGGCTCCCTGGCCCCCCCGGGGCCCCCCCGAGGCTGAGGAGCTGCCAAGCGCCGTGGAGGAGGTTGGGGGCCCCTCCCTGGAAAGGGACCCCCCCTGACCCCcgaggaggagaggaggaggggagagggacccctgccctgtgcccccccggGGGCCCATCTCCCTCGCCCAGTTTCGAGTACACCCTGTTCGACCCGGCTcggccctgctctgcccccgCGGGCCCCCCCCAGGCTCCCCCTACGCCAACCTGGGGTCCCCCAAAGCGCCCCAGCCTCCCCCGAGCGGCCCCCCCAAAGGGCGAGGGGACCCCCCGCGCTGGGAACGGGCCCCTCCTACGTCATCTGCTCCTAAACGGGGGGCTGGTGACGTCACGGTGATGTCACGGGCAGTGACGTCATTGTGGGGGGACACATACGGTGACGCCACAGGGAAGGGACACGTGATGTCATAGAGGGGACACGAtgctgtgacatcacagggaaGGGACAAATGACATCATGACAAAGGGGAGGTGTGTCATGGTGACATCACATGTGATGTCACGGAGGGGACACGACAGAAGGGACGTGCCATAATGTCACGATGGAGGGAACGCGTCACGGTGATGTCACGTAGAGACGTAGTGATGTCATCTCAGAGGGGCCGTGACGTGTCACAGTGATGTCACATGGAGACCCCCGAACACGAGGACACAGATGGGGACATGTCATCTTGTCACACATCAACACGGAAGGAGATGTGGCCACAGGGACACAGGCGTGATGTCACGACAGCATGGGGACGCGTGTCATAGTGACATCACCCAGAGATGCAGTGACGTCATCGTGGAGGAGATGCAACAACATCATGATGATGCACACGGCGACCCCCAAGACACAAGGAATGGAGGGGACGACGTCACCCTCGTGACACACTATGAGAGAGGGACACGGTGATGTCACATGTGTCACCCAGCAGCATGCTGACATCATGATGGAGGGCGACACGTCACCTGGTGACATCACACAGCGAGCCGTGATGTCACCACACGGGGACACGTGAAGGGACACGTGGGACGCCACAGCCCCCGGCTGGGGCCACttgggggacatggggggaaCCCtggggaggggcggggggagggaggggacactCAGGACACTGAATTTCCTGTGCTTTgggtttttaatgtttttatactGGAAATGGACAATAAATGTACAGTAAATACACAATAAATGATGGCCGGCCCCACCCgctggggggaactgggagcgCTGGGATGGGagactggggacactgggggtaCTGGGACAGTGGGAGATACCAGGAGGTAACTGGGAGAGCACTGGGACACATTGGGGGGGcaatggggacactgggagggcactgggggacaCCAGAGGGTAATAGGGAGAGCACTGGGGGGCAATGGGGAGacactgggaggaactgggagtgCTTGGAGCAGCACTTGGGGACACATGGGGCCCTGGGGGTGGCGGGTGCTCAGGGCCGGGTGGGGGGGGCTGATAACCCTTATCAGGAGCCCCCAGATGGCACCGGGGGGCCCAGTGGACACCTGGAGCCCTGTCACCGCCTGTGCCCCCACGTCACGGGGGACGGTGGCAGGGCCACCCCAAAGCGTTCAGGGACAGGGTGACGTGTGGTTTGTGTCACCTGCGGGAGGGGTGACATCGGGTCCATGTCACCCATTTTGGGGGTGACATCAAGTCCTTGTCACCCACCGGGGGGGTGTGTCACATCAGTCCATGTGCCCCGTGCCGGGGGGGGTGTCATCCCCACTCCTCCTCCGTGTCactgccctcctgctcctccttgccCCCCTCCCCGTGGGAGTCCAAGCGGAGcctccagtgctggggggcCTCCCGGGGCGGCTCAGCCGGACCCCTACgagccccccgggccgggggctCAGGAGGCAGCGGGGGGAAGAACCTTCGCAGGGTGGGCAGCAcgtggggggcggggggggcagGCGCAGCGCCGCCACCACCTGGGAGGAGGTTCGGGGGtggccccgggggggggggcgggtGGTCTCCAGCAGCAGCGTGGCCAGGGGGTGCAGCGCCCCGGGACTCCCCCAAGTACCACTCGAGCCCGTCCAGCAGTAGCAGGTCGGGGGGTGCAGGGACAGAGCCCCCAGTTCACGGCACAGGGACCCCCGGGAACGGGGGTAACGCAGCTCCAGGCGCTGGGGGGGACAGagggtggggacagagggagaaCAGGGGTCAGGACACGTCCCCACGCGCCCCCCAAAGATGAATGGGGGCACACAAAGCCCCGCCCACACGCGTGGCCCCGCCCACTCTCAGAAACCCTTTCGGAAAACCCCGCCCACCCCCGCAAACCACGCCTACTCTAAGCAAACCCCGCCCACCCTCCGCCAACCCCCGCCCCCTCAGCAAACCCCGCCCCTCCATCCACCCCCGCCTCCCCGCAAGCAACCCCACCTCCCGCCCCCCGTCACCTGCAGCGCTCTGGAGTCCGTGCCTGTTCCGCCGCCGCCGTTCGGGAGCCGCGGGACCGCGCTGGGCGCCAGGAACAGCACGCGGGGCCCATGGGCGCCGCCCGCCAGCGCCgcctgcagcagcagcgccGTGCGGCCCGAGCCCGCCGGGCCCAGCACCAGCACCGGCTCCGACACCTCCGGCACGCCGGGCACCGGGCCCGTCCCGGGCCCCGCCGAGCCCAGCGCCCGCTCCAGCGCCGCCGCCATCGCGCGCGGGTACGGCGGCAAAGAGCAATCAGCCTATCAGCTGCGCTTCTCGGCCGCGCTCGGCCAATTGGAGAGGGGCTTCCTCTAGGCGCTGTTCCCGCCACGGCGGATCGGCCAATCCGATTACAGATCCGCTCAGCCATGTTCCCACCCACGACGGCGCGCGCACCTCAGCCAATCAGGGCGGAGTTCCCCTCGGCGTTGTTCCCGCCCGCCACCTCTCAGCCAATCATGACAGATCTCCCCTCAGagcccctcccgccgccccgccctAGCGCGGTTCCCATTGGCCGCTCGTGCCGCCAATCCGGCACTGTCCTGTCTCCTAGTGACAGCCGTGGCTCCGCCCCTTTTCGCGCGGGCGCGGCCAGGTGGAACTGTCCATCGCTCATCGGACACGCCCACTGACACGCCCACGGACACACCCGGACACGCCCATCCTCGTGCAAGTCCACCCTCGTGTGCACACGGACACACCCACGCCCGTGGGAACACACCCTTGTGCAAACCCGTCATCGTGCACACACACCTGTGCTCACTTACCTGTGCTCACTCACCCTGGGCACACTCACGCATGTGTACTCTGAACAtgcacagatacacacacacacacacacacgtgtgcacacactcacacacgTGTGCTCACGTGCATACTCACCCTGGGCACATGCACACACGTGTGCTCTGAACATGCACAGACATctgcacacacacgtgcacacccACACTCACACAAGTGCACGTTCAGTCATACACGTGTGCTCTGaccctgcacacacatgcatcacacacacacgtgtgcacactcacacacgcacacacacacgtgtgctttgcacatgcacagacatacgtgcacacacatacacgtGTGCATACTCACACAGACTCACAGAGCCCTGTtggcacacacacacgtgtcctgaacatgcacacagacacatgcaCAAACTCACGTGTGGTGATGTGATCTGGGCTCTGCTGTGACCCTGCACATTGGGAGGTCACATGTGGGTACATGAGGGTCACACGAGGGGACACGCATGTCACATGAGGGTGCACACGTGTCCCATGAAGGTCACATGTGTCACATGAGGGTACACATGTGTCACACGAAGGTCACACGAGGGTACACACGTCTCCCCTGAGGGTCCTGAGGTGGGGGCATCCCCTCGGCTCTGCGTTTGTTCCCAGGGTCCCAGGGGGGTTCCCAAGTTTTTCCGGGATCTCGAAGGTTCCCAGGGTTTCTCAGGGGGTCCTGAAGGTTCCCAGGTTTCTCACGGGTCCCGAAGGGTCCCGGGGGGTTCCCGGGGTCCCGAGGCGGGGGCGTCCCCTCGGCTCCGCGTATTCTCCAGCAATAACAGTGCGGCCGATGTTGATCCGTTACCGCCCGAGAATACCCGGCACCGCGGGGCGCGGCGGGACCCCGGGATGGGGGAGGACACGGGGATGGGGGAACCTGGGGCGGGGGGTGATCCAGGGTTCTGAGGGGGAACCAGACGTTTGGGGGAATCCAAGGGGTGAGGGGGATCCAGGAATGGGGGGGGGTGTCTAGGAGTTTGGGGGGATGCAGAAATTCAGGGGGGCCCCGCGAATTGGGGAATTCAGGAAGGGGGGTCCAGGAGTTCGGAGGGGGGGTCTCATGTTGGGGGGTCCTGGCGGTTGGGGTTCCCCGAGCTGGGGGTCTCGGAAGTTGGGGGTCCTCTGTTGGGGAGTCTCGGGAGTCGGGGGGGTCCCGAAT contains these protein-coding regions:
- the LOC116781843 gene encoding collagen alpha-1(III) chain-like, with translation MPLELRVLPGVLGPPRDPPSDPGSPLGHLGDPPVPPDPLHRPSRAAGTPPERVGGAGGSAGGALCALGPPPPGPYLESSLVFELALSPPGGPPKTVGVPAGRREQLVGGLGGSTPYTSGPAPALMGSATGGSGAPGPPPLPQRPPQTWTRVTLGLSCLLVVLLLGWGHWDAGTPPAPEGEAVAAGARPRAGVRGALQCLRGQLPAVAVPGGGGSLAPPGPPRG
- the SWSAP1 gene encoding ATPase SWSAP1, with amino-acid sequence MAAALERALGSAGPGTGPVPGVPEVSEPVLVLGPAGSGRTALLLQAALAGGAHGPRVLFLAPSAVPRLPNGGGGTGTDSRALQRLELRYPRSRGSLCRELGALSLHPPTCYCWTGSSGTWGSPGALHPLATLLLETTRPPPRGHPRTSSQVVAALRLPPPPPTCCPPCEGSSPRCLLSPRPGGLVGVRLSRPGRPPSTGGSAWTPTGRGARRSRRAVTRRRSGDDTPPGTGHMD